From Gossypium raimondii isolate GPD5lz chromosome 11, ASM2569854v1, whole genome shotgun sequence:
ATAAATCGTATAACTCACTATGCCCGTGTAATATAAAGTCACGCGACCATGTCGCACCGTGTGGCTCttgacatggttgtgtggctgctccacacgcccatgtgactGCTTCGTATGCCCATGTATgtaagccgtgtaactcactgtgcCCGTGTAATATAaaatcacacggccgtgtcgctaagccgtgtaactctctgtgaCCATGTAGCTCaaggtcacacggctgtgtcgtCAGGCAGTGTAACTCTCTGTGCCTATGTGGACCAATTCTGCACCTAACACGTTAGTGGCATACGCCCGTGTGGGTTTACCTGTGTgtgtcacacggttgtgtggcaACTCGTGCCCCAGGCAGTGTGTGCCCAAATATAACCCCAATCATATCAGTTTCACACCCAATTCATAAGTACCTAAACATATTCAAGAGCACATGttctaaaaactttaaagagcTTTCAAAATCACTCAAAACTTGCCAAACCATCAACCTAAAGTCTAACCAATGTGTCATCGATGATACTACAATTCAATCACTTAGCATTTAACTACATTTGCTACATTATACAAGCCAcatcatatataaaaaaacaaattaatttcaatttgaacATACCATACCTAAATCATATCAAacttatcatttcatgcttgCCCATTTGTGCTTAAACTTGGTATTAAACCATGCATACCACATTTAGTTACTCATATCATAATATCAAATACACACAACGCACATTATAAGTACTTAGGAACTTTTACATACATAACCAAAtgctcctattacatgccatataagccaaatgtaatttaaaatataccaaaagatcatcggatagtgtgattcttcaACCTGATCTTTCGATTCCCATAAAATGTATCtacaaagaaaagataaataacacgagtaagctttcatgaagcttagtaagttcgtcgATTAAACGATAAACTTATcgaattaaacttaataattcaattaacaaGATTAGTAAACAGAGTTCATGTCATTCACAGTTCACAACAGTTGAGTAATACTCAAACAACAATGCAAATACATTTCcacatttcaataaaattcaaagatcAATAAAACATTGCTCGATGAACAATATACGGATATGAGTTCACGGTTAACCATTCAAAACACACCAAACGCTCATATGAGCCAATCCAAGCGATAACACACCTCGGCACTAAGCGCCTAGCCCGTAGGCAATCATCCTCCCCTGTAACGCACTCGAAAAACACTATAATATAACACGatagttcgcaacaaatgcaggacctcagtaTATTCAGTGAACAGAAAATATATAGAAGTCATCATCACATCTCATACAAATCTCACCGCGCGCaaaataacctattggcatgccaatcgtactTTATCCTATGTTCATCCGACTCAGGGCATTTCATCAGCGATCAAACGATAATAACttactgattttttttccaTGTACAGGCATTAATTCATTAATCAACATTCAATAACTGAGTATATATAACAAgcatttaaatttgtattaaaattaaaccgaATGAACTTACCAGACTAAACTGCAGCAATGTCAAAATTACAAAGACTATTCTgcaactttctcttttccacgATTATCAAATCATTCTTAATCTAGagtaataatttcattcaattaactaattttgacaataaaattaaatcatttatacaattaaatcatcatttcaaacaaaaaactttaggttaaattatacaattggtctccataatttttcgttttgagcaatttaattcttttatgttcttttaactttctttctttcttttttcttttttttttcattctcttctgcttctccctctgtttttctaccttctttatttctttttaacataccaagaagtcgaattggtagtgaagaaagaagcatggtatgggtttatgggttttggttatagggttttggttataggtaAATGATGACAATCGActtcctatttctttttttattgtcaattcgacttcctaatatgttaaaagaaatgagaaaggtatgaaaacagagggagaaacaaaagagaatggaaaaaaagaggaaagtttaaagaacataaaagaaaaatatttaaattacttaaaatgaaaaaaaattggggatcaattgtataatttaacctaaaattttgtttgaaatgatgatttaacgtgccacgtcagcttaccgttacaccattaacgacgattaatggctcagtgactaaaatgttacaacatgataacgtaaatgactaaaacgtaacatttcaaacataagtgactaaaacgtaacctaaggtaaacaaaagtgaccatgaatgtagtttacccaaaattttaatatggacaatttattattttcaccgGTTGAAAGATATTCTCTTCTATTGTTGTTGGGTGTAGGAAAAAAGATTCAACTTGATTAATAATTGGAAACTTGTTTTTTGCAGAAATTGGGTGGGCTTCAAAGATTATTTTGTGGGCAAGAATAAGCAAACAATACTGGGTTCAAGCTCCTACGCTACCTAGGTTGGTTTAGGTTCGTAAATTTAGTTTCTTTGTGATTACGGGGCTGCATGCACATACATTGTTCGACCATTTGCCCCAGAGaactttgatattttttttttgttcgtCCGTTTACACAAATTTTCCCCCAGTTGTTTAAGcagtaaataaaaaagaaaaccccgccattatttattttgggttttccTCAACGATCATAGAATTTTATTGATCTTACAGGATTCAAATTTGTTTCAATAGAGTGGTGGTGGCAGTAGTTTAATGGCGTCCAATGCAATTAAATCAGGGGCATTGGTTACTTTACCAGAGCTTCAACCATCATCTGAGTTTTTTAAGGAAGGAGCTTCACTTAGAGTAACCGGAAAGTAAGGATTCCGCTCTACAAACTTTTATctgtcttttttttattctacattttctctaaaattttattatctgtTCCAATTCTCTCTTAGTTGGCAAATAATACTAGTAACCTTTCACGTTGTTTTGTTCTATTATCGTTATAATTGAATTAGCTGTTGTTACCTAGTTGAGAGAATTAAGGACCAAGGTAACAGGAAGGAGGAAGGTTGAGGGAGGGTAGACTAGAATCACTAGATGTTGACGATGATTAGTTGTTAAACTGGTTGAATAATGTGATAGTGCGATGAAGGTGCTCCTGGAGGTCTAAATATAGTGACAATGGTGGCTTGGTAACACTTTGGTTGTCAGAGCGGTGTGGGTTGCATGCTTTTTGCTGATTTGGTTGTGGCTGTGGAAATGGTGGTTTGAGGTGTTGTCTCCTTAACCAATAGGTTGCttaccgttgtggctttaatttcattattgaagCATTGAGTAAGGAAGGAGTTCCAGTGCTGGCAAAGTGGCAATGCATCAATGGACTGACCAAGGCACTAATGCAAAGCATGGAGGGAATATTTGGGGAATTGGAATTAGAGTTTGTCCTAATGAGAAAGGTTTTATGAGAAGAGAGATATTAAGGATTTATTAACAGGAGAAAAAGGCAAacagattaaaaataattaaatcaattggAAGAATTTGGCTAAAAAAAGCTGTTGATGAAGGTGGGGATTCAGAGGAAAACACGGGTGAATTTATTGCTAAAGCACTTTGAGATTAGGATGTATCATTTTTGAATGATTAAGTTAGAATTTATGATCACTAGTTGCATATCAGCTGCAAATCAAATCTGCACTCGCTGCATAGTTTCATGAATAAGCGTTGGTGAAAATACAATGCATGAGAAACTGAGAATCAATAAAGACAAACTAATTGTGCAGGAGATGGAGTGACGGGATTCCAAGTGATACTGgacctttgatttttttcactGGTTagtggaggtggaggtggtaAAGTATGGTGGTGTTAGAGACACAGAACCTCAGCATGAACATGTAAGGCAGCTAGATATTGGTGGTGACTATGGTGGAGTATTTGTTGGTTGGAAATGTCAATTGAGTCAGTATGATGTTGGTGGAAGTTGTGGCCTTGGTTGTTTGGAAATAACAATTGAAAGGATGGGAAATGATAAAGTTCATGATGGATTTTACTTAAAAGAATTGATGCAAGAATGCCTCTAGTTGTGCACCtcagataaaagaaaaagattaccTATGAAAGGCTggtaaaaggaaagaaaagaataaaacagGAAATGAACATGTATAGAGaatatttaataagattttCTAGTAGCATGCTGTGTGTTATGGCccattatttgttttaagtaCTTGCTTGTCGGGTGTTATGGGCTGTGATTTCTTAAATAGTATTATTCTCTGGTTCTTTTATCATACCATCTGCTTGAAATTAGTTGTGATCTTGGATGATAATCCTTATATCCAAAAGGTTTATTTCAGATCATTCAAGCTTCTGGTTTGGGGATTGtccttttaaaaaagaaaattattggaAGCAAACTCTAATTATACACTATGCCGCTTAACAGAAAAGATTGATGCCCCATGAGTAAGCATATTCATGTGTTATGTTATAAATCAAGACTTTCTTCTCTACGAAATTAATGCCTAAAACCAAAGCTTGAAAGAGCTGACATGCATCAGTATTACTCTTATTGAGATATCAAATCATATGATGTTCTTTCTCTCAACTGTTATTGCTGTAAAATATTCTCAAGTTTGGAGATCATCTTGCATGGGGATATGAAGGGATGAGTGGGGAATAGTAATGCTAGAAAAAGCAGTGGTTACTTTTTTCTTAAAGGGTGGTAAAATGGGTAATATCTAATTTCTTTTTGTCCAACTAGATTGCCCTTTGGCCCGGGAGATGTCTATGGCGGTGATTTGGGGTAAAACAGTgtcttttttgttaatttttagcATTGGAGATGGTTTAGGTACAACTGAGATTAATTGCCAGAAATATATCAATgattttaaacaattatttaaCGCCTTACCAATTATGTACTggttttcttgatttatttgcTGGATTATTGCACCACCagtgtattatttttatttgttagttTGTTGATCTTTATGATGTGATGTCATATCCATATTAAGAAAGGAATGTCACAAGAGAACTTACATATCTTCATTTGTCCCTAGGCTGCAAGAGTATTCCGTGGAGACTGCCATAGCTGTTATTGCAGATCAAGGTGCCACCCTAAAGGTAGATACCCAGCACTTGAGGGAACTTAGCTTCCGAATTGGCTCCATATTCCAATTCATTGGTGAACTCAATATTCAACCCAACAATGAGGTAAATTCCTATACGCTCAGGTTAAATTCGTTTTTCTTTGCTCTTTGTCTCCCCCATCTAAGGCTAATAATATGTCCTGGTTATGATTTATTTCAGGCAATCCTGCAAGCACGTACTGGTAGGAATGTTGATGGTATTGACCTTGATCTCTATTATCAGTCTTTGCAGCAATTAAGACAGTTCCAAGCCAAACACATGAAAGATGCAACTACTTAAATGAAGTTTTAGATTTGAATGGACTTGCTAGTGATTTCAAGGTACTGAAGTAAACTACTTCTGAACTTACTATGTCGGTCAGAAATAggagaaaaattatatttttggttCTTCTAATTGTTATGCCATTGAATTGAATAGCATTTTCATCAACCGCCCAACAAAGTAATTCGTCTGAAGTCTTATTTTAGCTTTATACTAAGTCTCTAGGCGTCTTTTCTTCATATCCTTCAATGCTTGTTTGTGACGGATTACTTTGGTAAACCTACGTACAGCACGGATAATTTTGTTATCCAGTTGAACTTTAGAGCTATTCTAGCACTATTCCAATTGTCCGAAGCATCTTATTAGGTTGATTTTCCTCAACTAACCCTTTTTTAATGGACTAGCACAGTAGCACTTGAGAGTTAAATAGCATTTCACTGTAGCACAGAAGCTAGCATAGTGTGGTGCACTAATCTTGTTCTTTTGTTGCTTCTTTGGAGCAAACATGATCATATTTTAGTGCAACCAGGTAAGCTGACACATCAAATTTGGGTTGCTCTTACAGTAGTGATGCTGTCAGGATCTATCGATGATTGATGCAAGACATGGTTTTTCTTTGTTGGCAACACAACACATGGATTGGTTTTATTCTGCATTTTTATAGAGAAAAAATCTTCTGTCATCTTGTTTGTTGTCATTTGGCCTTTAGTGATGTATTCTAATAGATAAAGCAATCAAAAGCATGACTTATGTGCTTATTTCGATGATTTCAGAACTGAATTAAACCTTGGTTAAATCTTCTTAGGTCAAATCTTAGAGATTGCTATGAGAGGGCGGTTTTTTGCTCGGCCCGACTTGACTTTTATGCCTCCTGCCTTGACTCGACTTTTATGCCTTCTGCTTTAACCATGTCGTGAATCTATTCGTATCTAAAGCTTTAACACCCGAACCCAACTCCGAGAAATGGAAAACTCTCCTGCAACTCGACCTATCCCGAAATATTACATAATTTctttatgttatattaattatcacaagattaaataagatatttattataaaatcttataaaaattaagttctctttagaatatataaaaaatagttaagaTGTTATAACAAAAAAGTTTATccaattgtacaaaaatatggTCATGTGCATCTTGACATTTTTTATACGGTTTAACAAAAAAGTTTGTccaattgtacaaaaatatcaAAGGTGAAAAGGTGTATGTACCATGGGATTAGAATTTTAGTCTTGCAAATTTGTCTAAGTTAGTTTAAATTCGCCTTAGGCACCAAAAATTAAAACGGAAGCAACGCAAAACGAAAGAGCAacgaaagaacaaaaaaaaaccgCAAGAAAGTAAAAACACatcaagtgtttgagtaaatgctccaATAGTATTCAATTGTTATAAAGAATTACAACTGAGTATCCTAGGATGATTACAAAAGAAGGGGaagacatttatttataattgagcATTCCCAAAATCAACGGTACAAATTGAGTTACATTGATGGTCGAGATTAAAGCTTATCTACAATTAAGATTCTTAAGGGATTGACtgaagattacaaaatcaaatcttattaGATTACAAATCTTCTAATATTACTTTCTATATTTACCAAGGTAACCCTAATTTTCTATAAGTGCTTCACTAGGccactaaaattttaagtagACGGGTTTCTTCACATGTTTCACAAGTCGAGTCAGTTCAATTGGATTGAATGAGGGTCAATTTAGTATTGCTTCTAAGAAGTACTTTTAAgacaaaaaatacttttgagatAAAAACATTGCTAAACAAGATACTTTTGagcttttcaaaagtacttttgggacaaaaaaaatGCTTTGCAAAAACACTTTTGAGAAGTAAGGCTAAACTAAGCTTGAGGTCGTTATTTGCGCATTCATCATGGACTTTGATCCGCGGTTCGTGACATATGTTACATcatcacaaattttaaaaaataaatcacctGAAGTTATTTGACAAATTTAGTGGAAAATAAGTTATCTCATGATTAAAAATgggtttaatgataaatttggccactaacgtttgcatttttgtcaaaataaccttaattgtatttttgagcaTTTTTTTGCCATCAAcgtttgatttcttttcaaattacTTTTCTAATAGATTCAATGAATAAATCCAAGGTTTCAACCTTTCATACGTTTGTTTACTGAGAGGTTTTTCTAttgagttaaatattttttagataattacatttattttctttaaattaagagttatttttaatttcatgtattatttatttatttcattatttttcacatgtAATTTTCTTATagaattatttaagtaataaattacatctcattaaaaatattccacatatgaaattttatatcatCCGTTAACTTTTCAACAATACTTTTATCAAATctgtttaaaaaatgaaaaaagaacaaaaattgatGGTAAAAAAGGCTTAAAAACACTATTAAGACCATATTGACAAACCATGTAAATGTTAGTagtcaattttatcattaaaccttaaaaatatacatggttgaaattatagtaaaaagTCTGTCAAAATGTGTACtataaaagagagaaatttgggtaaagttTCAGGGGTAGGAGGGAAGATTCAATCTAAACCTGCCCGACCTGATTTTCATAAAGAAAAAGTCCGCCCTTATATGGTAGGGTGAGACTAATACCCAATGAGTTGGACTTATTTTGTGATTCCTAATTTACTAGAGTGACCCAAAAGAGCATTTTGATGCTTTCCAGTCTACTATACCCAAAAGATTTATCTTATGAACATTTTTTCCCCTCTGTTGATAATTGTTTTGAGTTCTGCCGAATTGGGATTTGTCAGTCTCCTAGTCACTATTATGCTCCACCCTCACATGTCATATTAGACAGCGATGTGGAGATTACCTTGTCATTCGCTTTCATACACAATTTTGGgcattttcaagaaaatatatatattcagacTTTTGGTATTCGATAGTCATACTAAATCTCACTATTTTTGAAGTTGAGCTGAATCTTTAAATTCGTAGGTGAGCCTATTTAAAGGGGTCATTATATCCATGTTTTGTGAGGTCAATCAACAAGGATTTTTTTAGGGTGATAAGATGTAGTTGTATATAAGTTTCCCTTTTGGGTAtactttgttttgtttaccGATTTACTTTTCAGGGTTTTAGGTAATGTACGTTTagtacatttaaatttattttcttcatattatactcttgtttgtttatttatttagtgtaaattttttctttcgagggttttctatataaaatatttgtgttcgttattctctatttttactaatattattttgtCGGTGGTATTGTTGAGTGATATTTGTAGGTCTAATATAAGATTTTACGGATTATCTTTTCAACctttaatctaaaaattattttatttaattaaataaatttagaataatcTTATTCAAACAAAGATAACTATTTGATAGACTATAGAACTTAAAAGGATGATATATAAGaaagtctaataaaaaattacataaatataataatatttaaactatatttatgatattaaaaaaatattaagaaaagggACTTTTTAAAGTAGTGGTTTTAAGTCCACAAATGTGATTTGTGGAAATGTTTTGAGTAGGGGAAGGGTAAAAAGTGGGAAAAAGCATGGCTGTGCCGTTTGCGTGGCGCCCACCACAGGAGATTGTTGAGATAATTAGGTGTCTATTTGTGATTAGTTGGATAGGTCCTCATCCCCAATGATCCGTTAATGATAGAACGGCTTTACCATTTGCCACCGACTTCAGCTTGGGGTCTTACAGTGGGTCCTCGCCACGTTTGTTctagtttatattaaaaaatattatttttataaagtaataaatattattttaaattttttttatttttatataaattttagaaaaatatatacacaATGAGTTTTTTTGAACaaccttattatatattatgatcatattttgttttttttgacataatacctaaaactactcatagtttcttctcaacccataaataggaggataatgcgctttagcGCATTCGAATCTACGTCCTCTtgcattaataacaataacaatattaattaagttaaaattcaatCGACATACACATAATGAATTTTGAATCCAAACTATAatgatttttactatttcaattttattataaactaaaattacatttatatttcatatgttttttataattttgttttatccaCAAAATGCATGtgcaataatttttatatgtataatatatatatatatatatatatatatataatatgcactttgttagataaaaataatcaaagttTGAACGgttgaattttggttttttggttaaatcaattaatttttttataaagaaaaataaattgattgaattggtaataaaattatattaaaagaaaataaatgaataattattaaaaatcataaaaataagaagttagacaaaatgattaaaaaatgaaaataaacaaaacatgattttttttaaagatttgaaattatttaaaataaagaaaatcactTTATCAGTTTCTAATACGATTTTTGAGATCTAgatgatttgatgaataaaattataggatttttttaaaaaaattcatgatatgcatatatacttaaataaatggGTGTGATATGAAGATctaatgataatgatgatgattatTTTCCTTGaatcataattaatcatgaTTATCAACATCATTCACCCAAAACCAATGGTTGGGAAGGGttgatttcttttcaagttatccatttttagttatattctatataaagcaacacattaaatttatatcatttaaaagttatatatgaTATCATACCGACTCAATgaataaaatcttaaaagaaaattaacttgagataattatgttttttattaattttaaaacttattttgttaaaaattcaattcttaattaaattatcacTATTAATTAGTTGCATAATATATACCAAAGATACGAGTTTAGAAAAACTTTTAAACTAACAACGGTATTATCTAATCAAAGTTAtgataattacacatttaaaaataattattagttaaaagggttgtgataattttaaattaaagttattacttgaatagaacTTAGACTTGTCCATAGGTCAAGTCACTCAGCTCGGTCCGAAGGCCCGCTTGAAAAGCTGGAGGGTTTCAGCAAAAATATAGGTCCCTAAAtgggtttgaataaaaaaaataagatctATTTTCTAAACAGGCCAAGCCTCAAGCAAACTTATTTTTGGCCCAGGCTCGACTTGACCCGAAGttttaaaaaagattgttattatttttttattgtttttcattgttttgctaTAATTTcgttattatattgctactatttttattgttattgattatatattgtataactattgttttattattaattttgttattattttagaggtatttgcttgttaagttgcatttatcttagtgttatttaaaaatatttttaaagttttttccATTTGTTGGGAacatttatcttaatatttttagtctatttgatatatcatatttttaaaatttatttttatataaaaataatataaaattttttaatacagGTGGGCTAAGCCAAGCTtaggttttaacatttttatccaagtcggacttagacaaaattttaagcccatttttcgggtcAAGCCAGACCCATGCATATAAAACAagcctaaatttttttacttggcTTGACCCCGGCCCATGGACAACTCTAAATAGAACTCTATCTTAAATGGTTATTATTTTGAAGAATATTACTTTGTATTAACtgcataaaataaaactctATTATTTAGAttgataagttaatatattttaattatattcaatagttcaaataagaaatattattttacgctaattattgtaaatagaaaataaaatatttaattaaacacataaaattaaatgCAACGCATGTAACATTATTAACAgctagttaattaaattttctaagTTTCTTTAGAAAaactcaattattttaaatataattatttttttaaaaatcaaattcaattgtGAAAGTATTTCAAAGTTCTTAAATTGATACAATACTTAAAACTACTCATAACTCATCCCAATCCTTACATAAGAAGATATACACGCTTTAACATGCTCGAATCAATGTTCTTTTGTACTAACAACAATGTCAATACCAaccaaattatcaaattttaatactcGCGGACGTTCATCTTATACTCACCTCAATTTACTAATAGTATAAGACAATAATTTACTTCTACAGCATAAATTGTAGTAAAAAGAACCGATGAAAAGgcaataaaattgatatatatttgaTAGAGACTGTTGTAAGATGAACGTCAATCGTTATTTCTTTGTCACAAAAACTCCATTATTCCAACAGGACGAGGATTACCGACATGTATCCCACGTCATATGTGACTTCATAGTAGACCAGGGTGGTCTATTTGATCAGATTTGAACCGActttggataaaaattttatttttgaatttatttggcttgatctaaatttaaattgaatggtgttaaatatttttatttaaatttaattataaaaatataaaaatattaatataagattatatatttcaatattttattatttactcacAATAATGTGGGTTTTTCTAGGTGATTTGGGTCAAACTAGATTCAAGTTTGGgtctgaatttttttgaaattaagtcTTGGTCTGACTCAACTCATAAACACTTCTAGTTGtggatgaagaaaaaaaatattttaaaaatatataaaatcaacaCCAACATAAAGGATTAAGCATACAATCAAAGGTTTTTAAATCTCTCAATTTAACCATTCAtccattttgaatatttttctaaaaaaacctatagtttatgttatttaattttaaaaaatataaaattattgaaaatataaatattcttataatatttttttcaaatttgatttttagtctcttttaattgagttggtgtttaGTGaattgtgacaccaactcaattaaaacttaaatgtAATATAAACAAGTAATATTACAAGAAAAGAagggtattttattatttatttttaaaaattatggtttgaaaaatattcacttACCTCTTGgatttgatgaaaaatatattaactctTAAAAGAAGTAGGACGCTCTCAAATTATGCAAAATTTCGGTAACGGTGGTGATGGTGATCCTCATCCTGATTGGGATCAGAACACAAAGAATGTGAGATTCAATGAAGGATTCGACGGGAAGGCTGCTGCTGTGGCTGTGGACTCAAACCCGACTCTGAATCTGTCGTGGAAGGACAAGCTTTTGGGGGAGGAGGGAAGATCAGTTTTTTCTGGCTTGGATTGTAATGCCTCTAACAAGGGAAGTGAAAGTGAATTTGAGTTACTGAAAGGAGAAGTGAGTATGACCATGGTCAACGGGATCCCAACTATTTCCTTCTCAGGCCatattaaagaaattctctTTAAAGAGATGGAATTGACGATCATTCTCAAGCTTTTAGGGCGAAGCATTGGCTATAATGCTTTTCACAATCGTATACTTAGTATATGGAAACTTGCAAAACCATTCCATCTCATGGACATAACAAATGGTTGTTTTTTGGTTAAGTTTCAAGACAATGAAGATTACAATAGGGTTTTGACTCAAGGACCATAGATAATTGGGTTCCAAGTGTAGGGTCCTACTAatgttaattttgattcaaattgtTTTCTTAGTGAGATGATCGCTGAGGAAGGTTCATGGAATCTTAATTTATTCTGGGTTTGGTTATCGGATGATATGATTTAGTGTATTAAGGGCATTCCACCTCCACATCCTTCTAAGGGGATTGTTAAAATCTCTTGGTGCCACACTTCATCTAGAGCTTTCTTAGTTAAAATTCCTATAAGGTTTTGAAGGAAAGTGATTGGAACTTGAGAGataagaaatgg
This genomic window contains:
- the LOC105761086 gene encoding CST complex subunit TEN1 encodes the protein MASNAIKSGALVTLPELQPSSEFFKEGASLRVTGKLQEYSVETAIAVIADQGATLKVDTQHLRELSFRIGSIFQFIGELNIQPNNEAILQARTGRNVDGIDLDLYYQSLQQLRQFQAKHMKDATT